The Ruminococcus bovis genome includes a region encoding these proteins:
- a CDS encoding spore germination protein, with protein sequence MFKNLKENINYLQDVTSSSADFTVRKMKLNDGTFVAIFTIEGMVNKDGLTLAVSDPLLSATIPTGVNKYEFIRDRVLSTPEIIEINTFDELLDFSMSGFAVLGIDGYEKMLVIGLQGFSFRSVSEPSSEMVFRGSREGFTEPLRINMSLIRRRMKNPDLVFQTMTIGNLSKTQICLCYLKSAVSKSILKELKRRLNSINLDTVLASGYLVSYLGDEDKNTLLSTVGVTERPDTLCGKITEGRIGILVDGTPSAILVPHLFIENFQSFDDYSNRPYFASFIRILKYMSFLFAIYLPSLFIAITDFHPEYIPVGLLTHISDSLETTPFPLMLEVLFVAFMYEVMREAGLRLPKPLGHAVGIVGALVIGETGVSAGLICPTTLIIVAFSAICSYVIPELYGTITVVKFIYIIISGIFGVIGIILASLIATISVCSLKSFGVPYLAPIVPISKGVISDNFIRSDWHRLTKHKVKLQNMVGVDDKFEK encoded by the coding sequence ATGTTTAAAAATTTGAAAGAAAATATAAATTATCTGCAAGATGTAACCTCTTCATCAGCAGATTTTACGGTTAGGAAAATGAAGCTCAATGACGGCACATTTGTTGCAATTTTCACTATTGAGGGAATGGTAAATAAAGACGGTTTAACTTTAGCAGTATCAGACCCATTACTTTCTGCAACTATACCAACCGGTGTAAATAAATATGAATTTATTAGGGATAGAGTGCTATCAACTCCTGAAATTATTGAGATAAATACCTTTGATGAATTGCTTGATTTTTCAATGTCAGGCTTTGCAGTACTGGGAATAGACGGATATGAAAAAATGCTTGTAATCGGATTACAAGGCTTTTCATTTAGAAGTGTATCAGAACCGTCATCTGAAATGGTGTTTAGAGGTAGCAGAGAGGGCTTTACAGAACCACTGAGAATTAATATGTCACTAATTCGCAGAAGAATGAAAAACCCTGATTTAGTGTTTCAGACAATGACAATAGGTAATCTTTCTAAAACTCAAATATGTTTGTGTTACCTAAAGTCAGCAGTTTCAAAATCAATACTTAAAGAACTAAAGAGAAGGCTAAATAGTATTAACCTAGATACAGTTTTAGCATCAGGATATTTAGTTTCTTACTTAGGTGATGAAGATAAAAATACTTTACTTTCCACAGTAGGTGTTACTGAAAGACCTGATACATTGTGTGGCAAAATAACTGAGGGTAGAATCGGTATTTTAGTAGACGGTACACCATCAGCAATACTTGTTCCACATTTGTTTATTGAAAATTTCCAAAGTTTTGACGACTATTCTAATAGACCTTACTTTGCATCATTTATTAGAATTTTAAAGTATATGTCATTCCTCTTTGCAATTTATTTACCTAGCCTTTTTATTGCAATAACTGACTTTCACCCTGAGTATATACCGGTAGGATTGTTAACCCATATATCCGACTCCTTAGAAACCACACCTTTTCCCTTAATGCTGGAAGTACTGTTTGTTGCCTTTATGTATGAGGTTATGAGAGAGGCAGGACTAAGACTGCCTAAACCTTTAGGTCATGCAGTAGGTATAGTAGGTGCATTGGTAATTGGTGAAACAGGTGTTTCAGCCGGTTTAATATGTCCCACAACATTGATAATAGTTGCCTTTTCTGCAATATGTTCATATGTTATTCCGGAACTTTACGGTACAATTACAGTAGTAAAATTTATTTACATTATCATTTCAGGAATTTTCGGTGTAATAGGAATTATCCTTGCATCACTAATTGCAACAATTTCTGTTTGTTCACTTAAAAGTTTTGGTGTGCCATATTTGGCACCTATAGTGCCGATTTCAAAAGGTGTTATTTCCGATAATTTTATAAGGTCAGATTGGCACAGACTTACTAAACACAAAGTTAAGTTACAAAATATGGTGGGAGTTGATGATAAATTTGAAAAGTAA